A single region of the Arthrobacter sp. PAMC25564 genome encodes:
- a CDS encoding sulfurtransferase — protein sequence MPYPVEQNEKYAAYAHPERLVSTEWLAEAIEAGALDGGKLVVLESDEDVLLYETGHIPGAVKVDWHTELNDDVTRDYIDGAAFAALAAAKGISRDSTVVIYGDKSNWWAAYALWVFELFGHEDVRLLDGGRDKWIAEGRPLTTVKPVPSPGNYPVVERNDAPIRAFKDDVLAHFGKPLIDVRSTEEYTGQRTHMPAYPEEGALRGGHIPTAASIPWARAAAGDGTYRNRAELEALYLGEAGLKEGDDVVAYCRIGERSSHTWFALKYLLGFETVRNYDGSWTEWGNAVRVPIAKGTERGTIPAAK from the coding sequence ATGCCCTACCCCGTTGAGCAGAACGAAAAATATGCAGCCTACGCCCACCCGGAGCGGCTGGTGTCCACCGAATGGCTCGCCGAAGCGATCGAGGCCGGCGCGCTCGACGGCGGCAAGCTCGTGGTGCTCGAATCCGACGAGGACGTGCTGCTCTACGAGACCGGCCACATCCCCGGTGCGGTGAAGGTCGACTGGCACACGGAGCTCAATGATGACGTCACCCGCGACTACATCGACGGCGCAGCGTTCGCCGCCCTCGCCGCAGCCAAGGGCATCTCCCGCGACAGCACCGTGGTCATCTACGGCGACAAATCAAACTGGTGGGCAGCCTACGCCCTCTGGGTCTTCGAGCTCTTCGGCCACGAGGACGTCCGGCTGCTCGACGGCGGCCGGGACAAGTGGATCGCCGAAGGCCGTCCCCTCACGACGGTCAAGCCCGTGCCCAGTCCCGGCAACTACCCGGTCGTGGAGCGCAATGACGCCCCAATCCGCGCCTTCAAGGACGACGTCCTCGCCCACTTCGGCAAGCCGCTGATCGACGTCCGCTCCACCGAGGAGTACACCGGCCAGCGCACCCACATGCCGGCCTACCCGGAGGAAGGCGCCCTGCGCGGCGGCCACATCCCTACGGCTGCCTCGATCCCGTGGGCCCGCGCTGCGGCCGGGGACGGAACCTACCGGAACCGTGCCGAACTGGAGGCACTCTACCTGGGCGAGGCGGGGCTCAAGGAAGGCGACGACGTCGTGGCGTACTGCCGCATCGGCGAGCGTTCCAGCCACACCTGGTTTGCCCTCAAATACCTCCTGGGCTTCGAGACCGTGCGCAACTACGACGGCTCCTGGACCGAGTGGGGCAATGCCGTCCGCGTCCCCATCGCCAAGGGCACCGAACGCGGCACGATCCCCGCCGCCAAATAA
- a CDS encoding SufE family protein, whose product MNTSALPAALAEIVDDFQAVTEPERLQLLLEFSRELPELPDRLKDHPELMEQVVECQSPLFLTIETEPGGDATGRVRLFFKAPPEAPTTRGFASVLHEGLDGLSAQEILAVPDDMPELLGLTRAITPLRMRGMTAMLGRIKRKVAALPLHS is encoded by the coding sequence ATGAATACTTCTGCCCTCCCCGCCGCCCTGGCGGAAATTGTCGATGACTTCCAGGCCGTAACCGAACCCGAACGGCTGCAGCTGCTCCTTGAGTTCTCGCGTGAACTTCCGGAACTCCCGGACCGGCTCAAGGACCACCCCGAGCTGATGGAACAGGTGGTGGAATGCCAGTCACCGCTGTTCCTCACCATCGAGACGGAGCCGGGCGGCGATGCGACCGGGCGGGTGCGGCTCTTCTTCAAGGCACCCCCGGAAGCCCCGACCACCCGAGGCTTCGCCAGCGTCCTGCACGAAGGACTCGACGGTCTCAGCGCGCAGGAGATCCTGGCCGTGCCGGATGACATGCCCGAACTGCTGGGCCTCACCCGTGCCATCACTCCCCTGCGCATGCGCGGCATGACGGCGATGCTGGGCCGGATCAAGCGCAAGGTGGCCGCCCTTCCGCTGCACTCCTGA
- the ybaK gene encoding Cys-tRNA(Pro) deacylase — protein MARKQASVGTPATAALAAAGVPFVAHPYSHDPAAAGYGMEAAQVLGIDPARVFKTLMVDVDGRLAVGVVPVSGNLDLKAMAAALGCKKAAMADPATAERRTGYVLGGISPLGQRQSSPTVVDESALALDTMLVSGGRRGLDLELRPEELIRLTGARTARIGTGRTDGVSTG, from the coding sequence ATGGCCCGTAAACAGGCATCCGTGGGAACCCCGGCCACCGCGGCACTCGCGGCGGCCGGGGTTCCCTTTGTCGCGCACCCCTACAGCCACGATCCGGCGGCGGCCGGCTACGGCATGGAAGCCGCCCAGGTGCTCGGCATCGATCCGGCCCGGGTGTTCAAGACCCTGATGGTCGACGTCGACGGCCGGCTCGCCGTCGGCGTCGTACCGGTGAGCGGAAACCTGGACCTGAAGGCGATGGCGGCGGCGCTGGGGTGCAAGAAGGCCGCGATGGCGGATCCGGCCACGGCGGAGCGCCGCACCGGCTATGTGCTCGGCGGCATCTCACCGCTTGGGCAACGGCAGTCCTCCCCCACCGTCGTGGATGAGAGCGCCCTGGCGCTGGACACGATGCTTGTCTCGGGCGGCCGCCGCGGGCTGGACCTCGAGCTGCGCCCCGAGGAGCTGATCCGGCTCACCGGCGCGCGCACTGCACGGATCGGCACCGGCCGGACCGACGGCGTTTCCACCGGATAG
- a CDS encoding YceI family protein: MAELSPDLSGEWRIDPNHTRIGFSTRHAMVTKVRGAFNDVEGVIHADAGNPANSSVRVTIKVASIDTRSAQRDEHLRTNDFFDAPTYPEITFVSSRIDQIEDVNFIVIGDLTIRGVTQEISLPIEFLGVERDPTGLLRAGFEGSRRIDRQQFGVKWNTALDSGGVLVSDKITLEFEVSAVKVEKTPGAS, encoded by the coding sequence ATGGCGGAATTATCACCGGATCTTTCCGGGGAATGGCGAATCGATCCGAACCATACGCGCATCGGGTTCTCCACCCGGCACGCTATGGTCACGAAGGTCCGCGGCGCATTTAACGACGTTGAGGGTGTAATCCACGCCGACGCCGGGAATCCCGCCAATTCTTCGGTGCGGGTGACCATCAAGGTCGCCAGCATCGATACCCGCAGTGCCCAGCGCGACGAACATCTTCGCACGAACGACTTCTTTGATGCCCCGACGTATCCCGAGATCACGTTCGTGAGTTCGCGGATCGACCAGATCGAAGACGTGAATTTCATCGTCATCGGCGATCTGACCATCCGCGGCGTCACCCAGGAAATCAGCCTGCCGATCGAGTTCCTCGGGGTCGAGCGGGACCCGACCGGGCTGCTGCGTGCGGGGTTCGAAGGATCCCGCCGCATTGACCGCCAGCAGTTCGGCGTCAAGTGGAACACCGCGCTTGATTCCGGTGGTGTGCTCGTCTCGGACAAGATCACGCTTGAGTTCGAGGTTTCAGCCGTCAAGGTCGAGAAGACCCCGGGCGCCTCCTGA